The Legionella jordanis genomic sequence AAAAATATTCATCATACCGAGGAAAAAATGATTGCGATAAAAAAACTAGACGAATTGCATGTAGATGAATTGTCATCCTATCTCAATCATTATCAAGAAACGACCATGTTCATTAGGAATAATTTATACCACTCGGGAATTACCTACCAAGATGCACCATTTCACGGAGAATATTATGGCTCCTTTGAGAACAAACAGCTTAATGGCGTTTTAGCTCATTATTGGAATGGTAATGTGATGATGCAAGCTGAAAATTTTTCTGCATTATCATCATCATTAATAGATGAATTTAAACTTAAAAGGTCAAGACCAATTGCTGGAATACTGGGTGAAGACTCTCAAGCCAATTTTGTCATCGAAAAGCTGGGCTTACAATCAGCACTGTTTGCTATTAATTATCAGGAAAAATTATTCTCCCTTAATCTTGAAAAAATGATAATACCTCAAGCAATTCATTCATACAGCCACACACTCAAAACAGTGCAAGAGTGTGACATCGATGTCATCAAAGAATGGCTTATCGCTTATCATATAGAAGCACTTGGGGACGATGCGAATAATCCCAAACTTGAACAATCCATTATTGATGAAATTGAAGATACACAGCTTAGCCAAAATCGATGGGTTTTGTTTGTAAATAACACTCCTGTTTCCTTATGTGGATTTAATGCCAATCTACCTGATATTGTACAGCTCGGTCCCGTTTATACCCCTCCCTCTTTAAGAAATAAAGGTTTTGCCAGAGTTGCTGTGTATCTCTGTTTAAAGCAAGCAGCCACACAACAAGTTAAAAGAGCAATTTTGTTCACTAATGATAATTCCGCTATATGCGCATACCTTGCCCTTGGTTTTCATGAAATTGGAAAGTATCGATTGGCCTTGTTAAAATGAGACCTTGTTGGAGGTAATACGTAACATGATATTATTAAAAAAAACCCGATGATAAATTGTTATTCAAACACTTTGAATAATATTCAAGATAAAATTCACTCTCTCAGAAACCGACAACAGAGGAATATCTATTAATTGATATCCCAGTTCTGCATATGCCTGTCTCAAGTCATTTTCAAATACCTGAGCCGCATCAAAAGTAAGTCTTCGCTCCGCATCGTTGATATAAATCTTCTCCCATGCCGGAGCAAAAAACACTGTTGGATTATATCGATGAGCATGGCTAGCTTTTAGCTCAGAACCGATATCTAAATTAAAGCATTTACTATACGCAATCAGATCAGGAAGGCCTCTGTCAAAAAATACCAAATCATGTTTGGGAGCACTCCCATAATCATAAAGCATCCGCGATAACATCAACTCTTTAAACAAAAAGGGATTTTTGTCATAAACACCATCTCCATCAATGAGCCTTTGCTGTGCTAAAACCAACCTGGCAGGCTCATCAATAATGGGGAAACCTCGCTTTGATAATTCAGCTAAAATTGATGTTTTACCGCTGCCTGGAGGTCCAGTTAATATGTAAAGTTGGTTCATTATTTCCTCTGAATAAATATTTTATATCTAATACATTAAAGTTAATCATGATTCAATTACGTTCATTTAATATCAACAGGAAAAAGTTCTTGATTTCCCATACTGGCTTGATAATCTGAAATCAACACAACTGATGAGTCAGTGCAATTCTGACGAAACCTAGGTCTTGTGATATGCCATCTTGTTCCCTAATTCCATGGCAAAGCGTTTAGCAGGGAAACCCATTAGGAGATATCTTTAAGGCTTTACGCCCGAGGAGTGCTTTAAGCACGTCATCATTAATAACCAGGTAAATCAACTGATGTTTCGGTGATCTTTTTTGCATAACCCAATTGGGATTAATAGTCCTTTTGGGGCTAATCCTCCCTACCCCTAAGGAGCATACCATGCAACAACTGGAACCAGCACAATTTGAGATTGAACATTTGCTCTTTGAGCTGAATTGTTGTGTCAATGATTTAAGTCGTCACCGACTGCAAATC encodes the following:
- a CDS encoding GNAT family N-acetyltransferase, with the translated sequence MIAIKKLDELHVDELSSYLNHYQETTMFIRNNLYHSGITYQDAPFHGEYYGSFENKQLNGVLAHYWNGNVMMQAENFSALSSSLIDEFKLKRSRPIAGILGEDSQANFVIEKLGLQSALFAINYQEKLFSLNLEKMIIPQAIHSYSHTLKTVQECDIDVIKEWLIAYHIEALGDDANNPKLEQSIIDEIEDTQLSQNRWVLFVNNTPVSLCGFNANLPDIVQLGPVYTPPSLRNKGFARVAVYLCLKQAATQQVKRAILFTNDNSAICAYLALGFHEIGKYRLALLK
- a CDS encoding AAA family ATPase, which gives rise to MNQLYILTGPPGSGKTSILAELSKRGFPIIDEPARLVLAQQRLIDGDGVYDKNPFLFKELMLSRMLYDYGSAPKHDLVFFDRGLPDLIAYSKCFNLDIGSELKASHAHRYNPTVFFAPAWEKIYINDAERRLTFDAAQVFENDLRQAYAELGYQLIDIPLLSVSERVNFILNIIQSV